Proteins found in one Planococcus citri chromosome 2, ihPlaCitr1.1, whole genome shotgun sequence genomic segment:
- the LOC135838177 gene encoding E3 ubiquitin-protein ligase RNF115-like, translated as MPNVAAGLGLLGLGVMVVVAVGTIAYSLFYDQPHHNHHHGDGERYSYERGNEAHSPRNSSTVTKPTRRKKKERDNSSEFTGSDSCSICKDVIKTDALKKLPCYHCFHHQCIYDWFDISASSVFGKITGTCPMCRKPFSAEDLI; from the exons ATGCCGAACGTAGCGGCGGGCCTCGGATTATTGGGTTTGGGCGTTATGGTTGTCGTTGCTGTCGGCACGATCGCTTACTCTTTGTTCTACGATCAACCGCATCATAATCATCATCACGGTGACGGCGAACGATATTCGTACGAGCGGGGCAACGAAGCTCATTCGCCGCGGAATTCGTCGACAGTTACAAAACCAACGAGAAGAAA GAAAAAGGAGCGGGACAATTCGTCGGAATTCAC AGGAAGCGATTCGTGCTCGATTTGTAAAGATGTCATCAAGACGGACGCGCTAAAAAAGTTGCCGTGTTATCATTGTTTCCACCACCAATGTATATACGACTGGTTCGACATAAGCGCTAgctcagtttttggaaaaattacc GGTACGTGTCCGATGTGTAGAAAACCATTTTCAGCCGAAGATTTGATATGA